A single region of the Lactobacillus xylocopicola genome encodes:
- a CDS encoding ABC transporter permease, translated as MVWKLAMTGVKSRLKDYLVLFSGLAVASMTFYMFLTIAINPAFITQDVEAPSNYLNFIFTFGIVLLVIIALVYLIYANSFLLSLRQHDYGMFMMLGAKSSRIGLLIFGETLIIGLVATVIGIVLGFGLTGLVSQLLIKKLELPISHFQVILPQAVLWTIIFFIIMFSLGALRNARKLTHTPVIKLLREDQEPVKIKSRPLAQAVEAVLGLTLLAAGYFILSLPGSQIFFIIPTALITIVVGSYLTFKAFFSALINFLLRKNSFSYHGLRMFTLGQLKFRLREYTRMLTMISLLFALALGAITVGLNFDTLKEQAKVSTYYDTTLVSNSALVQKEVAKLTLKSQQTYHYKETSRFLYFKQTEFTGKPIKNAHFYLKNGKPGYRIESLPVAKLAVAGTRANNVFSTMIPNGLQKKIRLVPAAKWRELKGQNKFISLLKVKDFDRDYTTLLKIQKAQLQENRHYSYLYDNSKPSNYSFIVHFSAGFEFMGFFLGFAFLTMLASTLMFKVLSGAAADRSRYQMLHQLGARNQLLGRSITQELGTLFLLPGLLGVVDVLFGLKLFRVFLPDPYNNIWIPFTVFFILYLFYYFITVKLYKKIVLNYR; from the coding sequence ATGGTTTGGAAACTAGCTATGACAGGGGTTAAAAGTCGCCTTAAAGATTACTTGGTTTTGTTTTCGGGCTTAGCTGTTGCGAGCATGACCTTTTATATGTTTCTGACAATCGCCATTAACCCAGCTTTTATTACTCAGGATGTTGAGGCACCGAGCAACTATTTGAACTTTATCTTTACTTTTGGCATTGTCTTGTTGGTGATAATTGCCTTGGTATATCTGATTTATGCAAATTCATTCTTGCTCAGCCTGCGGCAGCATGATTATGGTATGTTCATGATGCTAGGCGCTAAAAGCAGCCGAATAGGTCTTTTGATTTTTGGCGAGACGCTGATTATCGGTCTTGTTGCAACGGTGATCGGAATTGTTTTAGGTTTTGGCTTGACGGGCTTGGTTTCGCAGTTACTAATCAAGAAGTTGGAGTTACCCATTAGCCATTTTCAGGTGATTTTACCGCAGGCCGTGCTCTGGACAATCATCTTCTTTATTATCATGTTTAGCTTGGGAGCGCTCCGAAACGCGCGCAAGTTAACGCATACCCCGGTGATTAAGCTGCTGCGTGAAGACCAAGAACCGGTTAAAATCAAGTCTCGCCCGCTGGCCCAGGCCGTTGAGGCCGTTCTTGGCCTTACTTTACTAGCAGCCGGCTACTTCATTCTGAGCCTACCCGGTAGTCAGATTTTCTTTATTATTCCAACGGCTCTAATTACGATTGTGGTTGGTTCTTACTTAACTTTTAAGGCCTTTTTCAGTGCATTGATCAATTTTTTGCTGCGGAAGAACAGTTTTTCTTATCACGGCTTGCGGATGTTTACACTAGGGCAGTTAAAGTTTCGCCTGCGTGAATATACCCGGATGTTGACGATGATCTCGCTACTTTTTGCGCTTGCCCTTGGTGCTATTACGGTTGGTCTGAACTTTGATACGCTCAAGGAACAGGCCAAGGTTAGCACCTACTATGACACAACTTTGGTCAGCAATTCGGCCCTAGTGCAAAAAGAAGTGGCTAAATTAACCCTGAAGAGTCAGCAAACTTATCATTACAAAGAGACTAGCCGCTTCCTTTACTTTAAGCAGACCGAATTTACCGGCAAGCCGATCAAAAACGCCCATTTTTACCTAAAAAACGGGAAACCTGGCTATCGCATTGAAAGCTTGCCCGTAGCCAAATTAGCTGTAGCAGGTACTAGGGCTAATAATGTTTTTTCAACAATGATTCCTAACGGTCTACAGAAAAAAATCCGCTTAGTTCCAGCAGCTAAGTGGCGGGAACTGAAGGGCCAGAATAAATTCATCTCCTTGCTGAAGGTGAAAGACTTTGACCGTGATTACACTACTTTATTAAAAATTCAAAAAGCGCAATTGCAGGAAAATCGCCATTATTCCTACCTCTATGACAATAGTAAACCAAGTAACTATAGCTTTATTGTTCATTTCAGCGCTGGCTTTGAATTTATGGGCTTTTTCCTCGGGTTTGCCTTTTTGACGATGCTTGCTTCGACTTTGATGTTCAAGGTCTTAAGTGGGGCAGCAGCTGATCGTAGTCGTTACCAGATGCTCCACCAGCTGGGCGCCCGCAATCAGCTACTTGGCCGGTCAATTACCCAAGAATTGGGGACGCTGTTTCTTTTGCCCGGGCTCTTAGGCGTGGTTGATGTGCTCTTCGGACTCAAGCTATTTAGGGTTTTCCTACCGGATCCATACAACAATATCTGGATTCCCTTTACCGTCTTTTTCATTCTGTATCTTTTTTACTACTTCATAACAGTGAAACTCTATAAAAAAATCGTTTTGAACTACAGGTGA